The Aurantiacibacter gangjinensis genome includes a region encoding these proteins:
- a CDS encoding restriction endonuclease subunit S, whose product MSGSMVDNVKLGQVASVNYGYTESASSEAIGPKFLRITDIQEGNVDWTAVPYCEINQRDFDKHKLEASDIVFARTGATTGKSFLVREPPASVPASYLIRLRITDEKLMPEYVALFFQTSTYWESIKQGSSGSAQGGFNASKLKEIEIPLHPLEEQKRIVAVLDQAFAALDRARANAEANLADADELTTQLLESELGAAELGELEPVGPHIDLLTGFAFKSRGYTDKESDIRLIRGDNIVQGDFRWDGVKRWPASDRATYAKYELQKDDVLVAMDRTWVSAGIKFAIVDEEALPSLLVQRVARLRPKAGLLPRFLGFWIGSPLFERYVLDIQTGLGVPHVSGGQLNAFEIRLPSTDTQKKIVERLNQKLSAVEKLKQSYRKQIADLESLRRSLLAEAFSGRLV is encoded by the coding sequence GTGAGCGGCAGCATGGTTGATAATGTCAAGCTGGGTCAGGTTGCTTCGGTCAATTATGGTTACACGGAAAGTGCATCTTCCGAAGCTATTGGCCCGAAATTTCTACGCATCACAGACATTCAGGAAGGCAATGTTGACTGGACAGCGGTGCCCTACTGCGAAATCAATCAAAGAGATTTTGACAAGCACAAGCTCGAAGCAAGCGATATTGTCTTCGCACGCACGGGCGCGACAACCGGCAAGAGTTTCTTAGTTCGGGAGCCACCCGCGAGCGTTCCAGCCTCTTACCTGATCAGGCTTCGGATTACTGACGAGAAGTTGATGCCCGAATATGTGGCTTTGTTTTTTCAGACCTCCACGTATTGGGAATCTATAAAGCAGGGTTCGTCGGGAAGCGCGCAAGGCGGATTCAATGCATCAAAGCTGAAAGAAATCGAAATTCCACTCCACCCGCTGGAGGAGCAGAAGCGGATCGTCGCGGTGCTCGATCAGGCCTTCGCCGCCCTCGATCGCGCCCGCGCCAACGCTGAGGCCAATCTGGCGGATGCCGACGAGCTGACAACGCAACTTCTAGAAAGCGAATTGGGCGCGGCAGAGCTGGGCGAATTGGAGCCTGTTGGGCCTCACATTGATCTGCTGACAGGCTTCGCATTCAAGAGCCGCGGCTACACTGACAAGGAGTCAGATATTCGGCTCATACGCGGCGATAATATCGTGCAAGGCGATTTCCGCTGGGACGGCGTAAAGCGCTGGCCTGCCAGCGATCGCGCTACATATGCGAAGTATGAACTGCAGAAAGATGACGTGCTGGTCGCAATGGATCGCACGTGGGTGAGCGCCGGGATCAAGTTTGCGATCGTGGACGAAGAAGCCTTGCCGAGCCTGCTCGTGCAGCGAGTTGCGCGACTGCGCCCAAAGGCTGGACTGCTTCCGCGCTTCCTCGGGTTTTGGATTGGTAGCCCATTGTTCGAACGCTATGTTCTCGACATCCAGACCGGTCTCGGCGTGCCGCACGTTAGCGGTGGCCAACTAAATGCTTTTGAAATCAGATTGCCTTCGACTGATACCCAGAAGAAAATAGTGGAGCGATTGAACCAGAAGCTATCCGCGGTCGAAAAGCTCAAGCAATCGTATCGGAAGCAGATCGCCGATCTAGAAAGCTTGCGCCGCTCTCTACTCGCTGAAGCGTTTAGTGGGCGACTCGTGTAA
- the hsdR gene encoding EcoAI/FtnUII family type I restriction enzme subunit R, producing the protein MPQVETEADTRANRIDPILREAGWGVVEGSSISREYTIAPGRILAGGERANALSADYVLTYKGRHMAVIEAKRAGLGHTAGVGQAKDYARRLETRFAYSTNGLGWYGIDMNTGKEGDHDLPFPTPDELWNRCFPHGNDWRERFGVVPFETGGGKWQPRYYQHNAITAVLEAIAKGDKRILLTLATGTGKTSIAFQIAWKLFQSSWNLSREPVRRPRILFLADRNILADQAYNAFSAFPPDALVRIDPEEVRKRGGVPTNANIFFTIFQTFMTGGKDGETEFTFEGYAPDFFDFIVIDECHRGGARDESTWRAILEYFSPAVQLGLTATPKRDTNADTYKYFGEPVYTYALKEGIGDGFLTPFKVRQMASTMDTYTFSDEDDVIAGEIDPDKEYKEADFNTKLIIDEREMSRVQEFMDQIDQRQKTLVFCATQDHAARVRNFINQIKDNPDPHYCERVTADDGKLGEQHLREFQDNEKTLPTILTTSQKLSTGVDARNVRNIVLLRPINSMIEFKQIIGRGTRTFDGKDFFTIYDFVKAYEHFNDPEWDGEPEDPADPRPPLPGPGGPDGPDDPEDPEDPKEPTEKVIVKLADGKERKIRYVGATTYMFNGRPITAQEFMDHLFGDLGTLVTSEDELREIWSDPDRRNAFLQRLTEMGYDRERLADMRRLIDAPNSDIFDVLGYIRFTLAPLARAERVETAKATGMDGYEEEMREFLDYVLGSYAKDGIRELDTQRLSHFIRSRYGSMNDAKRKLGSTGDIRSAFLDIQRHLFSDGQSAAR; encoded by the coding sequence ATGCCCCAAGTGGAAACCGAAGCCGACACACGCGCTAACCGCATAGATCCCATCCTGCGCGAAGCGGGCTGGGGTGTGGTCGAAGGCTCTTCGATTTCGCGTGAATACACCATCGCACCAGGTCGCATTCTGGCAGGCGGTGAGCGGGCCAATGCCCTCTCCGCCGACTACGTCCTGACCTACAAAGGCCGCCACATGGCGGTGATCGAGGCCAAGCGCGCCGGGCTCGGCCACACGGCTGGGGTCGGACAGGCGAAAGACTACGCTCGCCGCCTCGAAACCCGCTTCGCCTATTCGACCAACGGGCTCGGCTGGTATGGCATAGACATGAACACCGGGAAGGAGGGCGATCACGACCTTCCCTTTCCCACGCCGGACGAACTCTGGAATCGTTGCTTCCCGCATGGCAATGATTGGCGCGAGCGGTTTGGCGTTGTCCCGTTCGAGACCGGCGGCGGCAAGTGGCAGCCGCGCTATTACCAGCACAACGCCATCACCGCCGTGCTCGAAGCGATCGCCAAGGGCGACAAGCGCATCTTGCTGACGCTCGCCACCGGCACCGGCAAGACCAGCATCGCCTTCCAGATCGCATGGAAGCTGTTCCAGTCCAGCTGGAATCTCAGCCGCGAGCCGGTTCGTCGCCCGCGCATCCTGTTCCTTGCCGATCGCAACATTCTTGCCGATCAGGCCTACAACGCCTTCAGCGCCTTCCCGCCAGATGCGCTCGTCCGCATCGATCCGGAGGAAGTGCGCAAGCGCGGCGGCGTGCCCACCAACGCCAACATCTTCTTCACAATCTTCCAGACCTTCATGACCGGCGGGAAGGATGGCGAGACCGAGTTCACCTTCGAAGGCTACGCGCCCGACTTCTTCGATTTCATCGTGATCGACGAATGCCATCGCGGGGGTGCGCGGGATGAAAGCACCTGGCGTGCGATCCTCGAATATTTCTCGCCCGCCGTGCAGCTCGGCCTGACGGCCACACCCAAGCGCGACACCAACGCCGATACCTACAAGTACTTCGGCGAGCCGGTTTACACCTATGCGTTGAAGGAAGGCATCGGCGACGGCTTCCTGACGCCCTTCAAGGTGCGCCAGATGGCGAGCACCATGGACACCTACACCTTCAGCGACGAGGACGACGTGATCGCGGGTGAGATCGACCCGGACAAGGAATACAAGGAAGCCGATTTCAATACCAAGCTCATTATCGACGAGCGCGAGATGAGCCGTGTGCAAGAGTTCATGGACCAGATCGACCAGCGCCAGAAGACGCTGGTCTTCTGCGCCACGCAGGATCACGCCGCCCGCGTCCGCAACTTCATCAACCAGATTAAGGACAATCCCGATCCGCACTATTGCGAGCGGGTCACGGCCGACGATGGCAAGCTGGGCGAGCAGCACCTGCGCGAATTTCAGGACAACGAAAAGACACTGCCGACCATCCTGACGACGTCGCAGAAGCTCTCGACGGGTGTGGATGCGCGCAACGTGCGGAACATCGTCCTGCTGCGGCCAATCAACTCGATGATCGAGTTCAAGCAGATCATTGGCCGGGGCACGCGCACTTTCGACGGCAAGGACTTCTTCACGATCTACGACTTCGTGAAAGCCTATGAGCACTTCAACGATCCTGAGTGGGACGGCGAACCGGAAGACCCTGCGGATCCCCGACCTCCGCTTCCCGGTCCTGGCGGTCCCGATGGGCCGGACGATCCAGAGGATCCCGAAGACCCGAAGGAGCCGACCGAGAAGGTCATCGTGAAGTTGGCCGACGGCAAGGAGCGCAAGATCCGCTACGTCGGCGCAACGACATACATGTTCAACGGCCGGCCCATCACGGCGCAGGAGTTCATGGACCATCTGTTCGGCGATCTGGGCACGCTGGTTACAAGCGAAGACGAACTGCGCGAGATTTGGAGTGATCCCGATCGCCGTAACGCTTTTCTCCAGCGCCTGACTGAAATGGGCTACGACCGCGAGCGCCTCGCGGACATGCGCCGCCTGATCGACGCGCCGAACTCGGATATCTTCGACGTGCTCGGCTACATCCGCTTCACCCTAGCACCCCTAGCTCGCGCCGAACGCGTCGAAACGGCGAAGGCGACAGGCATGGATGGCTATGAGGAGGAGATGCGAGAATTCCTCGATTACGTCCTAGGCTCCTACGCGAAGGACGGCATCCGCGAACTCGACACACAGCGCCTCAGCCACTTCATCCGCAGCCGCTACGGCAGCATGAACGATGCGAAAAGGAAGCTCGGATCGACCGGCGACATCCGCTCTGCCTTTTTGGATATTCAGCGGCATTTGTTTTCGGACGGCCAATCGGCTGCCCGCTAA
- a CDS encoding FAD-dependent oxidoreductase, with the protein MDRADNFPKKIRIGIIGAGPAGLTTALAIEYYDRKKRFEVTLFERNSSPTDYPGVEYGIQERACRAFERIGIREKALHRSLRARKITFYNSRLEKKFRPIELDGDWTRHVVRQEFVADLVGLVKRAKLLTNHEIVSVRPNEDRSVTLKANIGEGRNEEFTFDAVLSCDGSSSTTRSQLFPMQDEKRDQGFSCIYMMLEAEKPLEAEERYLAMTNAGVSNLIMGEEATLTTFPLGKGRAAYGIGFDHQSRGHLWSRFDLDPDTEWADIPANTREALARRLVEDACAHDPFYAEMLKHVQDWMSPRVYLWAMEDTDPLHPPYGETGNVLAIGDAAHVLLPTIGMGASTAIEDGEMLGRFLVEGSAGVPGPEVFRQQFADSVAKPYAAERTEVWDDLVRRARTAAEINFTDQHERKRFAVGPQIPHRTASRLVSAIEKAARAAGV; encoded by the coding sequence ATGGACCGCGCAGACAACTTTCCCAAGAAGATCCGCATCGGGATCATCGGAGCCGGACCGGCGGGCCTGACGACGGCGCTTGCGATCGAGTATTATGATCGAAAAAAGCGGTTCGAGGTCACGTTGTTCGAACGCAACAGCTCACCGACAGACTATCCCGGTGTCGAATACGGCATACAAGAGCGGGCGTGCCGCGCGTTCGAGCGGATCGGTATCCGCGAGAAGGCGTTACACCGCAGCCTGCGCGCCCGGAAAATTACGTTCTATAATTCGCGGCTCGAGAAAAAGTTCAGGCCAATCGAGCTCGATGGCGATTGGACGCGTCATGTTGTGCGGCAGGAATTCGTCGCCGACCTGGTCGGGCTGGTGAAGAGGGCAAAGCTGCTGACGAACCATGAGATAGTCAGCGTCAGGCCGAATGAAGACCGATCCGTCACTCTGAAGGCAAACATCGGAGAGGGGCGGAATGAGGAGTTCACCTTCGACGCCGTCCTTTCCTGCGACGGCTCATCTTCCACGACGCGCTCGCAATTGTTCCCCATGCAGGACGAGAAGCGCGATCAGGGTTTCTCGTGCATCTACATGATGCTCGAGGCCGAGAAGCCTCTGGAAGCGGAGGAACGCTACCTCGCGATGACAAACGCCGGGGTCAGCAACCTCATCATGGGCGAGGAGGCGACCCTCACGACGTTTCCGCTCGGAAAGGGGCGCGCGGCATATGGCATAGGCTTCGATCATCAGAGCCGAGGACACCTCTGGTCCCGGTTCGATCTCGATCCGGACACCGAATGGGCGGACATACCTGCAAATACACGTGAGGCGCTGGCCCGCCGTCTCGTCGAAGATGCCTGCGCGCACGATCCATTCTATGCCGAGATGCTCAAGCACGTGCAGGACTGGATGAGCCCTCGCGTCTATCTATGGGCCATGGAGGATACCGATCCGCTCCATCCGCCCTATGGCGAGACGGGCAATGTCCTCGCGATCGGCGATGCGGCGCACGTGCTTCTTCCAACGATCGGCATGGGCGCGAGCACAGCGATCGAGGACGGCGAGATGCTCGGACGATTTCTAGTCGAGGGATCGGCGGGCGTTCCCGGTCCCGAAGTGTTCCGGCAGCAATTCGCCGATAGCGTCGCGAAACCCTACGCCGCCGAACGCACGGAAGTCTGGGACGATCTTGTCCGACGCGCCCGAACGGCGGCCGAGATCAACTTCACCGATCAGCACGAGCGCAAGCGCTTCGCGGTCGGACCGCAAATTCCTCATCGGACTGCGTCAAGACTGGTCAGCGCAATCGAAAAGGCCGCGCGTGCTGCGGGAGTCTGA
- a CDS encoding N-6 DNA methylase yields the protein MFENAFNNIDRAMRNDEGLSSELDYAEQTSWLLFLKYLDDLEQERQDQAELEGRDYTPILDEAYRWQTWAAPKDEDGELDHNAAKTGQDLIDFVNGKLFPYLKTFNTSDADVDTLEYKVGEIFSELANRFRSGYSLREVIDIVDTLDFGSTDAKHELSDLYETRIKRMGNAGRNGGEYYTPRPLIRAMIQVVDPKIGETIYDGACGSAGFLCEAWDYLRRPDLSGEEWETLQRRTFYGQEKKSLAYVLGVMNMILHGIEAPTIRHANTLTENVMDIQQADRHDIVLANPPFGGGERREVQQNFPIKSGETAYLFLQHFIRKLKAEGRFSHGRGAVVIKNTFLSNTDNASVELRKELLATCNLHTVLDCPGGTFQGAGVKTVVLFFNKGTPTREIWYYQLDPGRSLGKTNPLNDDDLKEFVELKASKADSDKSWTVMADDLNQVTWDLTVRNPNTPDEEPLREPAEIIDAMLARDEETANILEDIRGML from the coding sequence ATGTTCGAGAACGCTTTCAACAATATCGATCGGGCCATGCGCAATGACGAGGGCCTGTCGTCGGAACTGGACTACGCCGAACAGACCAGCTGGCTGCTGTTCCTCAAGTATCTCGACGATCTGGAACAGGAGCGGCAGGATCAGGCCGAACTGGAAGGCCGCGACTACACGCCGATCCTCGACGAGGCATATCGCTGGCAGACTTGGGCCGCGCCGAAGGATGAGGATGGTGAACTCGACCACAATGCCGCGAAGACTGGGCAGGACCTGATCGACTTCGTCAATGGCAAGCTGTTCCCTTACCTGAAGACCTTCAACACCAGCGATGCCGACGTGGATACGCTGGAATACAAGGTCGGCGAGATCTTCTCTGAACTCGCGAACCGGTTCCGCTCCGGCTATTCGCTGCGCGAGGTGATCGACATCGTCGATACGCTCGATTTCGGCAGCACCGATGCCAAGCATGAGCTGTCCGACCTCTACGAAACCCGCATCAAGCGGATGGGCAACGCCGGGCGCAATGGCGGCGAATATTATACACCGCGCCCGTTGATCCGCGCCATGATCCAGGTCGTGGATCCCAAGATCGGCGAGACGATCTACGACGGCGCCTGCGGGTCGGCGGGCTTCCTGTGCGAGGCGTGGGATTACTTGCGCCGCCCGGATCTGTCCGGCGAGGAGTGGGAAACGCTCCAGCGCCGGACCTTCTACGGGCAGGAGAAGAAGTCTCTCGCCTACGTGCTGGGCGTAATGAACATGATCCTGCACGGGATCGAGGCGCCGACGATCCGCCATGCCAACACGCTCACCGAGAACGTGATGGATATCCAGCAGGCCGACCGTCACGACATCGTGTTGGCCAATCCACCATTTGGCGGTGGCGAGCGGCGCGAGGTGCAGCAGAACTTCCCGATCAAGTCCGGCGAGACGGCCTACCTCTTCTTGCAGCATTTCATCCGCAAGCTGAAGGCGGAGGGACGTTTCTCGCACGGGCGCGGAGCGGTGGTGATCAAGAACACCTTCCTCAGCAACACCGACAATGCCAGCGTGGAGCTGCGTAAGGAACTTCTGGCGACCTGCAATTTGCATACCGTGCTCGACTGCCCAGGCGGCACGTTCCAAGGCGCTGGCGTGAAGACGGTGGTGCTGTTCTTCAACAAGGGCACGCCGACGAGGGAGATCTGGTATTACCAGCTCGATCCCGGCCGTTCGCTGGGCAAGACCAACCCGCTCAACGACGACGACCTGAAGGAATTCGTGGAGCTAAAGGCGAGCAAGGCCGACAGCGACAAGAGCTGGACGGTGATGGCCGATGACCTCAATCAGGTCACGTGGGACTTGACGGTCCGAAACCCGAACACGCCGGATGAAGAACCGCTGCGTGAACCCGCGGAGATTATCGATGCGATGCTCGCGCGGGACGAGGAGACGGCGAATATCCTCGAGGATATTCGAGGGATGCTGTGA
- a CDS encoding CocE/NonD family hydrolase: MAAGSILLFLVVAAATERHLSRWIGLISGSLIAATLSYRSQFWAGPTFGEGFAAASLVLGAALLCVVAVSAGSFSRRRLAVPAVVAGGIVATIASMSAYAHAGPTTRHSIAIASHDGTLLAADIYLPRSIPADGLSAILMQTRYNRGWSVRWPWRFVLTGDAPLADAFTRGDFAYVAVDARGSGASEGEQAVSFSPEERADGPALAGWIRRQSWSNATVYGEGISYAGVATDLAWSQGALDGAVVAFAPYDILRDTVWPGGLLAETFARRWSLVTTSLDAGEPERVFASLARFVSGVRPLDSDPDGTALAALIASRRNYVPYDLFASAPFRGDLVEGQDVWSRANFTYRAPQGAPPRLVIGGWYDGGNTNAALRRLIHDPGSHLLIGPWDHGGRQIISPCEDDEAKVLDYPRVVTDFLRSSSTTTGQSRVRYFTMCGGGWKESSSWPVADVRSQTLYLSGTSLNSRAAPYFPRTLIVDPSATTGKGSRWLSPANFDGTLIEYTELFDQSQHRLTFETGPLRNDMILTGNAVIETAITADAADASVFAYLEDVGPAGDVRYITEGQIRASHAALAIGRDALYEDVIPHRTLRAEHRRALSLDEPLILRFGMQATSYRIAAGRRLRLSFAGADHDNFAAVPDGASRITFHSVDGRAPTLDLPIEQ, from the coding sequence TTGGCGGCTGGCTCCATCTTGCTATTCCTTGTCGTTGCCGCCGCTACGGAGCGCCATCTTAGCCGATGGATTGGCCTCATCAGCGGGAGCCTGATCGCAGCTACGCTCAGTTATCGCTCGCAATTCTGGGCAGGTCCGACCTTCGGCGAAGGCTTCGCCGCTGCCTCACTCGTTCTGGGCGCTGCACTGCTATGCGTCGTCGCCGTGAGCGCGGGAAGTTTCTCGCGCAGACGCCTTGCCGTGCCTGCGGTCGTCGCAGGTGGCATCGTCGCTACGATTGCCAGTATGTCGGCCTACGCCCATGCCGGTCCGACGACGCGTCATTCGATCGCTATAGCCAGCCACGACGGAACGCTTCTCGCGGCGGACATATATCTGCCACGCTCCATCCCTGCGGACGGTCTATCGGCCATCCTCATGCAGACCCGATACAACCGCGGATGGTCGGTGCGATGGCCATGGCGCTTCGTCCTGACAGGCGACGCTCCTCTCGCCGATGCATTCACACGCGGGGACTTCGCTTACGTAGCCGTCGACGCGCGCGGGTCGGGCGCTTCAGAAGGCGAGCAGGCAGTGTCCTTCTCTCCGGAGGAACGGGCGGACGGTCCGGCACTTGCAGGCTGGATACGCCGGCAGTCTTGGTCTAACGCCACCGTGTATGGCGAGGGCATCTCCTATGCAGGCGTGGCGACCGATCTCGCATGGTCGCAAGGCGCGCTCGATGGGGCGGTCGTGGCCTTCGCGCCCTACGACATCCTACGCGACACCGTCTGGCCCGGTGGCCTCCTGGCCGAAACCTTCGCGCGCCGCTGGTCCCTCGTCACCACTAGTCTAGACGCGGGTGAGCCGGAACGGGTCTTCGCATCACTCGCGAGGTTCGTGTCCGGGGTGCGCCCGCTCGACTCCGATCCAGACGGAACCGCACTAGCCGCACTGATCGCTTCGCGACGGAACTACGTACCATACGACCTGTTCGCCTCCGCACCGTTCCGCGGCGACCTGGTAGAAGGACAGGACGTGTGGTCTCGTGCGAACTTCACGTATCGAGCGCCTCAAGGCGCGCCACCGCGTCTGGTGATCGGGGGCTGGTATGATGGTGGCAACACCAATGCTGCGCTCCGGCGCCTCATCCACGATCCCGGATCGCATCTCCTCATCGGCCCATGGGACCACGGAGGGCGGCAGATCATCAGCCCGTGCGAGGACGACGAGGCGAAGGTTCTCGACTATCCGCGTGTGGTCACCGACTTTCTCCGAAGCTCCTCCACTACTACCGGGCAGTCCCGTGTGAGATATTTCACGATGTGCGGAGGCGGCTGGAAAGAATCTTCAAGTTGGCCCGTAGCCGACGTCCGATCGCAGACCTTATATCTGTCCGGAACGTCGCTTAACTCACGAGCCGCTCCCTATTTTCCACGAACCCTCATCGTGGATCCTTCGGCCACGACCGGGAAGGGAAGCCGGTGGCTTAGCCCTGCAAACTTCGACGGTACACTTATAGAATACACAGAGCTTTTCGACCAGTCGCAGCATAGGCTGACATTCGAAACCGGCCCCCTTCGAAATGACATGATCTTGACCGGCAACGCCGTGATTGAGACAGCGATCACGGCCGACGCGGCAGATGCTTCAGTCTTCGCATATCTTGAGGACGTCGGACCCGCTGGCGATGTTCGCTACATTACCGAAGGTCAGATCCGGGCATCACACGCGGCGTTGGCGATCGGCCGCGACGCCCTTTATGAGGACGTCATCCCGCACCGAACCTTGCGCGCCGAACATCGGAGGGCTCTGTCACTCGACGAACCGCTGATCTTGCGTTTCGGCATGCAAGCGACTTCCTACCGGATCGCTGCCGGCAGGCGCCTTCGCCTGTCCTTCGCAGGAGCGGACCACGACAATTTCGCCGCCGTGCCCGACGGAGCATCGCGCATCACCTTCCATTCCGTCGACGGACGCGCGCCGACCTTAGATCTCCCGATCGAACAGTGA